Proteins found in one Rhodobacteraceae bacterium D3-12 genomic segment:
- the hisF gene encoding imidazole glycerol phosphate synthase subunit HisF, producing MLKTRIIPCLDVADGRVVKGVNFVDLVDAGDPVESARAYDAAGADELCFLDIHATHENRGVMMDVVTRTAEQCYIPLTVGGGVRTATDVRNLLLAGADKVSFNSAAVANPDVVADAADQFGSQCIVVAIDAKTVSPGKWEIFTHGGRKSTGIDAVEFAKTVTAKGAGEILLTSMDRDGTRAGFNLPLTRAISDAVDIPVIASGGVGTLDHLVDGVTKGGASAVLAASIFHFGDYTIGEAKAYMAQAGIPMRLT from the coding sequence ATGCTGAAAACCCGTATCATCCCTTGCCTCGACGTGGCCGATGGCCGTGTGGTCAAGGGCGTGAATTTCGTTGATCTGGTGGATGCGGGCGACCCCGTCGAATCCGCCCGTGCCTATGACGCCGCCGGCGCTGATGAACTCTGTTTTCTCGACATTCACGCCACCCATGAAAACCGTGGCGTGATGATGGATGTTGTCACCCGAACAGCAGAGCAATGCTATATCCCGCTCACCGTTGGCGGCGGCGTGCGCACCGCAACCGACGTGCGCAACCTGCTGCTGGCTGGCGCCGACAAGGTCAGCTTCAACTCCGCCGCCGTTGCCAACCCAGATGTCGTGGCCGACGCCGCCGATCAATTCGGCTCGCAATGCATTGTCGTTGCGATTGACGCCAAAACCGTCAGCCCCGGCAAATGGGAGATTTTCACCCACGGCGGGCGCAAATCCACTGGCATCGACGCGGTTGAATTCGCCAAAACCGTCACCGCAAAAGGCGCCGGCGAAATCCTCCTCACCTCGATGGATCGTGACGGCACCCGCGCGGGCTTCAACCTGCCGCTCACCCGCGCCATTTCGGACGCGGTCGATATCCCCGTGATCGCCTCCGGCGGCGTCGGCACACTCGACCACCTCGTTGATGGCGTCACCAAAGGCGGCGCCTCCGCCGTCCTCGCCGCCTCGATCTTTCACTTTGGTGACTACACAATTGGCGAGGCCAAAGCCTATATGGCCCAAGCCGGCATCCCGATGAGGCTGACATGA
- a CDS encoding phosphoribosyl-ATP diphosphatase, whose protein sequence is MTLEELEQIIATRATASPEDSWTAKLLAKGPEKVAEKFGEESIEAIIEAVKGDSVRLTSEAADVLFHLLVMLKSRDVSLAQVMTELARRQNQSGLAEKAARPS, encoded by the coding sequence ATGACACTGGAAGAGCTCGAACAGATTATCGCCACCCGCGCCACCGCCTCCCCTGAGGACAGCTGGACCGCGAAACTACTCGCCAAAGGCCCAGAGAAAGTGGCCGAGAAATTCGGCGAAGAATCCATCGAAGCGATCATCGAAGCGGTCAAAGGCGATTCTGTCCGCCTGACGTCCGAGGCGGCAGATGTACTCTTTCACCTGCTGGTCATGCTGAAATCACGCGACGTGTCGCTGGCTCAGGTGATGACAGAACTCGCCCGCCGACAGAACCAATCCGGCCTCGCCGAAAAAGCCGCACGCCCCTCCTGA
- a CDS encoding CoA-binding protein has translation MSEEYSDAHLRDILSGTKTIAVVGVSTNEVRPSFYVARYLALKGYRVIPVNPVHAGKELLGETVRGTFGEIDEPVDMVDIFRRSEHVPPVVDEALEAFPDLKIIWMQIGVEHAGAAEVARARGVDVIMNRCPKIEYQRLFGELRMGGFNTGVISSKL, from the coding sequence ATGAGCGAAGAATATTCAGACGCGCATTTGCGCGATATCCTGTCGGGCACCAAGACCATCGCGGTGGTGGGTGTGTCGACGAACGAAGTGCGCCCGAGTTTTTATGTAGCGCGGTATCTGGCGCTTAAGGGCTATCGGGTGATTCCGGTGAACCCGGTTCACGCGGGCAAAGAGTTGCTGGGCGAGACGGTGCGCGGCACCTTTGGCGAGATTGATGAGCCGGTGGATATGGTCGACATTTTCCGACGCTCCGAACATGTGCCGCCGGTCGTGGATGAGGCGCTGGAGGCGTTTCCCGACCTCAAGATCATCTGGATGCAGATTGGGGTCGAGCACGCGGGCGCGGCAGAGGTTGCGCGGGCGCGGGGCGTGGATGTGATTATGAACCGCTGTCCCAAAATTGAATATCAACGCCTGTTTGGCGAGCTGCGCATGGGCGGGTTCAACACCGGGGTGATTTCCTCGAAACTCTGA
- a CDS encoding YHS domain protein, which yields MLTRRHLLVTAATLPLAALGSHVARAATAPVFANKGIAINGYDPVAYFTKQTHLAGSDQHALDWNGAWWLFSSAETREMFANTPKAYAPQYGGYCAFAMAHGAIAKTAPDAWTVYEGKLYLNYSTVVRGQWSEDIPGNIKRADAHWPGILDK from the coding sequence ATGCTGACCCGTCGTCATCTTCTTGTCACCGCTGCGACCCTGCCATTGGCAGCTCTTGGCAGCCATGTTGCGCGCGCCGCCACGGCACCGGTCTTTGCCAACAAGGGCATTGCGATCAACGGATATGATCCGGTCGCTTACTTCACCAAGCAAACCCATCTGGCGGGCAGCGATCAACATGCGTTGGACTGGAACGGTGCGTGGTGGTTGTTTTCGAGCGCCGAGACACGCGAGATGTTTGCCAACACGCCCAAGGCCTATGCGCCGCAGTATGGCGGCTATTGTGCGTTTGCGATGGCGCATGGCGCGATTGCCAAGACCGCGCCGGACGCGTGGACGGTGTATGAGGGCAAGCTTTACCTCAATTACTCGACTGTGGTGCGCGGCCAATGGAGCGAGGACATACCGGGCAATATCAAACGCGCTGACGCGCATTGGCCCGGCATTTTGGACAAATGA
- the rlmB gene encoding 23S rRNA (guanosine(2251)-2'-O)-methyltransferase RlmB, which yields MKKPTWVIDKEKARRKEAAETVWLFGLHAVRDALMNPERQKLRLVVTKNAADKLSDAIAQGGIEPEMSDPRRFAAPLEAQSVHQGAALEVKPLNWGSLPERCVGVPERVPRVLLLDRVTDPHNVGAILRSAEVFGACAVIAPRHHSAPETGALAKTASGALERQPYLRVRNLSDAMVELKAMGYLVLGLDGEAEQSIEAAIEGVADRPVALVLGAEGPGLRQKTRETCDSLVKIDYAGAFGSLNVSNAAAVALYASLPR from the coding sequence TGATCGACAAGGAAAAAGCGCGGCGCAAGGAGGCGGCGGAGACTGTGTGGCTTTTTGGGCTGCATGCGGTGCGTGATGCGTTGATGAACCCGGAGCGGCAAAAACTGCGGCTGGTGGTGACCAAAAACGCCGCTGACAAGCTGAGTGATGCAATTGCGCAGGGGGGAATCGAGCCGGAGATGTCGGACCCGCGCAGATTTGCTGCACCGCTTGAGGCGCAATCGGTGCATCAGGGGGCCGCGCTTGAGGTTAAGCCGCTGAACTGGGGCAGCCTGCCGGAGCGCTGTGTTGGTGTTCCTGAGCGGGTGCCGCGGGTGTTGCTGCTGGATCGGGTGACGGATCCGCATAACGTGGGGGCGATTTTACGCTCGGCCGAGGTGTTTGGGGCCTGTGCGGTGATTGCGCCGCGCCATCATAGTGCGCCCGAGACCGGTGCATTGGCAAAAACGGCGAGCGGGGCGCTTGAACGGCAGCCTTATCTGCGGGTGCGCAACCTGTCCGATGCGATGGTCGAGTTGAAGGCGATGGGCTATCTCGTGCTGGGGCTGGACGGCGAAGCGGAGCAGAGTATTGAGGCGGCGATCGAGGGCGTGGCGGACCGACCTGTGGCGCTGGTTCTTGGGGCCGAGGGGCCGGGGCTGCGTCAGAAAACGCGCGAGACCTGCGATTCGCTGGTCAAGATCGACTATGCCGGGGCGTTTGGGTCGTTGAATGTGTCAAATGCTGCGGCGGTGGCGCTCTATGCGTCGTTACCAAGGTAG